The following are from one region of the Melitaea cinxia chromosome 7, ilMelCinx1.1, whole genome shotgun sequence genome:
- the LOC123654923 gene encoding uncharacterized protein LOC123654923 yields the protein MPTNGTQNNNRWSNKEYSAMNYSTTIDYQNYRIVCIGSPSIVCQYCSALRWKDESKGLCCSNGKVKLDEIGAPPEPLNSLLDESHPKHTEFMRHIRRYNNAFQMTSFKSQRVVENGFMPTFKVQGQVYHLAGSLLPQVPDDHKFLQIYFISDPEVQATTRCNISNSNSRTPLDNSIVRSLQNMLHLHNRYVQSFKTAMESISLDVPDYNVVIHASRVPDGEHRGRYNAPSTSEVAVVIAGQQFDKRDIVLRSRDENLHKISELHRSYDSLQYPLMFCRGEDGYTIDIPQVNPSTGDRVQKKVSCMNYYCYRLMERHNHYNVLLRYGMLLNQYVVDQYAKLESEHLAFIRNNQTQLRAENYIHLQDALHSNEHTTNNIGQLVILPSSFTGGPRYLHEKTQDAMTYVRNYGKPDLFITMTCNPNWKEIKDNLHSTATPQDRYDILNQLPDQDEDPTLYDIVVRNMIHGPCGALNHNSPCMHEGKCSKKFPKPYQSQTSTGDDGYPKYRRLSPEEGGRKAAIRSDQATFSLHSTNEVEQFQSGRYICSSEALWRIMSFNIHERAPTVTHLAVHLENGQRVYFTENNVNDIVNNPRDTTLTAFFKLCAEDDFAKTLTYDKVPAYYTWNQNTKKFQRRKQGAVVLGYPGVRKTDALGRVYVVHPNNAECFHLRLLLHVIKGPTSFRSLRTFEGVTYDTFQGACKAMGLLEDDSHWESTLSEAAICCSPKSLRCLFAIMISFCQITDPHLLWQNYQESMSEDILQRRRQELSSDDLEYDQNIFDEALNELNKEVESLSVKV from the exons ATGCCAACTAAtggaacacaaaataataatagatggtccaataaagagtACTCGGCAATGAATTACAGTACAACAattgattatcaaaattatcgtaTCGTTTGTATAGGTTCTCCTTCCATTGTTTGTCAATACTGTTCGGCACTGAGATGGAAAGATGAGTCAAAAGGTTTATGTTGTTCAAATGGTAAGGTAAAATTAGATGAAATAGGTGCTCCACCTGAACCTTTAAATTCTCTACTTGATGAAAGTCATCCAAAGCACACAGAATTTATGCGTCATATTCGGCGGTATAATAATGCGTTCCAGATGACTTCATTCAAAAGTCAACGAGTAGTTGAAAACGGCTTCATGCCAACATTTAAAGTCCAGGGCCAGGTTTACCACCTTGCAGGTAGTCTTCTTCCACAAGTTCCTGACGACCATAAGTTTTtgcagatatattttatttccgatCCTGAAGTTCAAGCAACGACTCgatgtaatattagtaatagtaattcaagaACACCACTTGATAACTCTATAGTCAGGTCATTGCAAAACATGTTGCATTTGCATAATAGATACGTACAATCTTTTAAAACTGCAATGGAAAGTATCTCTCTCGATGTCCCAGATTACAATGTAGTAATTCATGCCAGCAGGGTACCTGACGGTGAACACCGTGGACGGTATAATGCTCCTTCTACCAGTGAAGTAGCAGTTGTCATTGCTGGACAACAATTTGACAAAAGGGATATCGTTCTTCGAAGCCGCGACGAAAATCTCCACAAAATTTCCGAACTACATCGTTCATATGACAGTCTTCAATATCCATTGATGTTTTGTCGAGGTGAAGACGGATACACAATTGATATTCCCCAAGTTAATCCTTCTACAGGAGACAGAGTACAGAAGAAAGTTTcatgtatgaattattattgctaTCGTTTAATGGAACgccataatcattataatgttttactaaGGTACGGAATGTTACTGAATCAATATGTTGTAGATCAGTATGCTAAACTAGAATCAGAACATTTAGCTTTTATACGAAATAACCAAACACAATTACGCGCagaaaattatatacacttacAGGATGCTTTACATTCTAATGAACACACGACAAACAATATTGGGCAGCTGGTAATATTACCGTCATCTTTTACTGGCGGACCAAGATACTTACACGAAAAAACTCAAGATGCCATGACCTATGTCAGGAATTACGGGAAACCTGACCTCTTCATTACTATGACCTGTAATCCtaattggaaagaaataaaagataatctgCATTCCACCGCAACACCTCAAGACcgatatgacattttaaatc AATTACCAGACCAAGACGAAGACCCAACATTGTATGACATCGTGGTAAGGAACATGATTCACGGACCCTGTGGAGCTTTAAACCATAACTCGCCATGCATGCATGAgggaaaatgttcaaaaaaattCCCAAAACCATATCAGAGTCAAACTTCAACTGGTGATGATGGCTATCCAAAGTATAGAAGATTATCACCAGAGGAAGGAGGACGCAAGGCTGCTATTC GAAGTGACCAGGCTACGTTTAGTTTACATTCTACAAATGAAGTAGAACAATTTCAATCTGGCCGCTACATTTGTAGTTCTGAAGCACTATGGCGGATTATGTCCTTCAATATTCATGAAAGAGCACCGACTGTCACACACCTCGCTGTTCATTTAGAAAACGGACAGCGGGTGTATTTCactgaaaataatgtaaatgacaTTGTGAATAATCCAAGAGATACTACTTTAACAGCGTTTTTCAAACTATGTGCAGAGGACGACTTCGCAAAAACTCTGACCTACGACAAGGTGCCTGCCTATTATACCTGgaatcaaaatacgaaaaaattccAACGACGAAAGCAGGGGGCGGTAGTTCTCGGGTACCCTGGCGTGAGAAAAACAGATGCTCTTGGAAGGGTGTACGTGGTACACCCTAATAATGCAGAATGTTTTCATTTGCGGTTGTTACTCCACGTTATAAAAGGCCCTACTTCGTTTAGAAGTCTCCGCACTTTTGAAGGTGTAACTTACGACACATTCCAAGGGGCTTGCAAAGCTATGGGCCTCCTCGAAGATGACAGTCACTGGGAGAGTACGCTCTCTGAAGCAGCCATATGCTGTTCACCAAAATCACTTAGGTGCCTTTTTGCCATTATGATATCGTTCTGCCAAATCACGGACCCGCATCTTCTTTGGCAAAACTATCAGGAAAGTATGTCCGAAGATATACTGCAACGCAGACGACAAGAACTGTCATCAGATGATTTAGAGTAcgaccaaaatatttttgatgaagctttaaatgaattaaataaagaggTCGAATCTCTATCagtaaaagtataa